Genomic DNA from Lactuca sativa cultivar Salinas chromosome 8, Lsat_Salinas_v11, whole genome shotgun sequence:
CCGAGCATCAGTCGTAAATGAGGTGAACGAATTGGGAGAAACGGCACTCTACACAGCTTCTGAAAGGGGACATCTGGAGGTAGTTAAAGAGCTTTTGAAATATTCAGATAAGGAAACACTTTTGAAAAGAAGCCGATTAGAGTTTGATCCTTTACATGTCGCTGCTAGTCAAGGACACCATGGTAATTGTTAAACATCCCCTAAATCTTCATACCTTGATTTTGTTAATTGTTAAATCAACATATCTTCATAGCTCGATTTTGAATATTTTCAGCTGTAGTCCAACTCCTACTTGACCATGACATAACACTCTGCAAAACCAGATCACAAGGAAACGCAACACCTCTTATCACCGCAGCTTCAAAAGGCCACACTGATGTCGTCAACGAACTGCTATCAAAGGATCCGACCTTGTTAGATATTCCTAGATCCAATGGCAAAAACGCATTACATCTAGCGGCAAGAGCAGGTCATGTCGAGACTTTGAAGACTTTGCTCGATAAGGATTCAAATCTGGCCAGAAGAACAGACAAAAAGGGCCAAACCGCCCTGCATATGGCGGTGAAAGGCGCTAGCAGCGACGTCGTTAAATTGCTGCTCGAAGCTGATGCCGCCATCGTTATGCTGCCGGACAAATCCGGTTTCACCGCATTACATGTCGCCACAAGAAAAAAAAGAGCAGAGGTATTTTTCAATCGTTTCAGAAAcacgaattttagggttttagggtttagaaAAATTGAATGATAACCTTACGATAATTTTTACAGATAGTAAACGAATTGCTTAGTCTCCCTGATACGAATGTTAACGCATTAACCAGAGACCACAAAACGGCTCTTGACATTGCCGAAGGGCTTTCGTTATCGGAGGAAGCCGCCGATATAAGGGCGTGTCTGGTTCGATGCGGCGGAGTCCGAGCAAACGAGTTGAACCAGCCACGAGACGAGTTAAGAAAAACGGTGACTCAGATAAAAAACGACGTCCACATCCAGCTTTTACAGacgaaaaaaacaaacaaaaacgtCCATGGAATCGCTAAAGAGCTTCGAAAACTCCACCGTGAAGGAATCAACAACGCCACGAACTCTGTCACCGTTGTGGCGGTGCTTTTCGCAACAGTGGCTTTTGCCGCCATATTCACGGTTCCCGGTGGGGATAACGATGACGGGATGGCGGTGGTGGTGAACCGAGTTTcgtttaaaatattttttatttttaatgcgATTGCTCTTTTTACGTcgttggcggtggtggtggttcaGATTACGTTGGTTAGAGGGGAGACGAAGGCAGAGAGGAAGGTGGTGGAGGTGATTAATAAGTTGATGTGGTTGGCGTCTGTGTGTACTTCGGTGGCGTTTATGGCGTCGGCGTATATAGTGGTTGGTCGGAAGTATGAATGGGCGGCGATTTTGATTACGGTGGTTGGTGGTGTTATAATGGTGGGGGTGTTGGGAACGATGACGTATTATGTGGTGAAGTCGAAGAAAACTCGGTCGATGAGAAGGAGGGAGAAGATTGCCAAGAGTGGGACAAACTCGTGGCTGCCTTCGGAGTTTTCCAATTCGGAAGTTGAAAGAATTTATGCTATTTGATTTTGACCTACAAATAGAATTAATGTTTGTTTATAGTAGTATATTTTATTCTTCTTTGATTTAAAAATATACTGTATTGGTATTGTGGTATAGACCTATAGAACAACCAAAGAAAGAGAAGACTATAAAAGAGATGCTATACTGACTTAAATGAAAGAAAGAataaaagtttcaaatttgtATATAAAATATGATCAATCTTTTTGTTATATACATATTACCAATGGTCTGTTATCGAAATACATAAGGCCCGTTGGTAACCCTCATGGCACCATATGGTGGGGGTCACCATACCACGTTATGTGATGAACGTAGCGACCTACATTGTGATAAACAAAACCACCACagctcttatttttttttattttcttttcatgtTTCGATATTTATATAGTACAATATATTATTGTTTACTATTCTCTAAATATGGATAACAAAGGGAAATGACGTGGTGTTGAGCTAACATGGTAAAAGCGAGGAAGCTAGGGAGTATACCCCTGGTTTAAGGATTTGCATCAACAAGTTTCGTATTTCTCTTGGGAGTGCAGATTAAGCTAGAGATCTGCAAATTTGAGAAGCAAAGACATCAAGATGCGTGAGAAATGGTTGTTTTTCACAATGTCTTTTGATGAAAGTTTTATTGAAAATTTCTAAGGCTCATTGGAGTGCAGTGCGGTTTGGAACTGCGTTCTTGCCACGTCGACCGCAAACACTGCCCCTGGGTGCGGTTTTGGCCGCACTATGGCTAGAAAGAACCATATCATGTGATTGGATGGTGCTTGTTGACCGTTGAACGGTCATTTGATTGaattcatttaatttttttttactttactcTATATATATACTTATCCTTTTTTACATAACTTTCAACCAAAATCCTAAAAATTTTATTCTCTTCTCcttcaatttttttgaaaaatgtctTCTTCCAAAAAGTCCAGCAAAGAAAAAACATCTATCAGAAACACCACAACCCTAATCTCTTCATTTGATCAACCGATTTGTTTACCTCCATATTACCACTACGGCGGTATACTTTCGTATTTTCCACAACGACCAACACAACCACTACCACAACCCGACATAGATCttaatccatttgatttttttGTCTCGACCCGAGTTGGTtcaacaaacacaaacacaaccaGAAACGGTCGTTTCAGATTCCGAACCGGAATTCGTTACAGAAACTCAGCTCACTCGAGTAGCAactaaaagaaaagagaaggcgGAGACTAAATGTTGGGAACCCCTGGAAGTATTAATGTTAGCACAATCTTAGATCGATATTTCAGAAGATACGACAATTGGAAAAGACCAAAAGCATGACCGCTTTTGGATTCGCATTTTACATAGGTTCCATAAAGGAATGAACCGTGGAGAATACCGTTCAAAACATCAAGTGTACTCCAAATAGGGGAAGATGAACAaggaaatcatgttgtttaatgattTGTATAATAACATGAAACGTCAATGGAAAAGTTGAGAAAGCGATGAAGTGATTTTGAAGAAAGCGTTGAAAGTGTATCAAAAAGAAAATCTGAAAGCTTTCAAGTTTCTTGaagtttgaaattttttgaaagataACAAGAAATGGCAAAGTAGCAAAACATCAAACGAGCATATCGACAGTGATTCAAAACGCAGCAGGACATCTGAGACCGACCACACTACATCAGATGttcgtgttcaatttgatctgaaCGAAGATGAATCTGTTCCAATTTCACCACCTTCCCGACCAATGGGAAGAGACAAAGCAAAAAAGCAAAGGCAAAGGCAAAGCGTCGAATTCAGATGAGTTGAAAGAAATAGGAGCTGACATGAAGGGTATAAAAGATAGAATGGACAAGATTTTGCAAATTGCTTCTGAAAGAGAGCTTCGGAAACAAATGGACAACGACATGCGAATACTAGCGATGGACACGTCGAATATGACCGGGGACGAGCTTCAAGTTATTTTGGCGATGAAGGAGGAAGTGAAAAAATATTATGTAAATCGTGGCTAATTTCtagttttttgttttaaatttttaatcgTTTGGTGTGCTTTTTTTAATAAGTTGTaggttttatgtttttaatctgcttttctaattttttaggtttttttttaagttaagcAATGTATggtatttgtatttttaattaatgaaatattatctttttaaaattatgtttttttgttaaaaaaaagttttattaaattaaaatagttaaaaaaaaacaaaaataaataaaaataaaagtgtgGCAAGAAACCACATTACTGTGTTAAAAAATGACGTGACGCTTATGTAGCGGTGAAGGGTGTGCGGTTTCGAtggcaccactccctccagcctaatgtcgtttttgatgggttttatgcataagaacaatcctatgtgctcatataaaccctaatgcttggatctaggtttctctattgtacatgctttgaatccaagactaataaacttagatctaacatattataaactgaattagggtttagagaattacctttgattgttatatagcaataacaatcaattccttgcttgaattggccttagaaagcttagtgcctcaagtgctgcacctctaatggagtcacaaacaccatatacaacttggatgaagaggagaagaagagaggttgcccaaaaacggctggaaaccctaatggaagacttgtccacgtttttggggcataggggccctttatatacatgtaggctattagggtttacaactaggaaaccctaatttgactgcttaggccctaagcagcccatggactccttaaacatatcccttagacgatttctaatgggcttcccatagaattcgtccaacctatatattattaggtgatccatagcccaattataattatcttataattacaacttcagtcccctaagtttaactaatctcttttagtcacaaaattaattatcaattaattcttgactaatattaattaaacaatatgatttctcctttaatatattattctcataatatattaataaatcatatttaaacctttctctccttaaatcatcctacatattgctatggtgaaggcaacccaaaaggaccatgctcataatcgggtcaagtacataccaaaatagttatggacttagacactaatccaacagtctcccacttggataagtctaataactattttccgtatgacttcagaacctgatcagcaatcgtagctttcaaaagccgctgtcaactctgatcttatcagatagcgtgtcctctagataagggattatatattcctccattctcaagatatcgtatagacataagacatgaattccaatcattctctctatactatttcccgacttccgatttatgacgactgacaacagactacagttgaacacatcaacttagtcccggcttggccaagcgcttaggtgtcatcactaaatcatcgagaggcccacagatatcgcttttatcccactttgggtaaaaggaatggataaacttcgactcaaatgctcgcttgcatttattaatcgaatcacacacaacaataagctttataacaccaagttactggtgcgtttacttattatcaatgtgtaatcgaccaacaaataacaactcacacgtctcggtttcaagaatatacaatattaccgtctcactaatcactcgtgataaatccatgaagtgatccaagtgagcgtgggtttaatccaatactctaatcttatcaaagcactcatgaactctgcagcaaacttgtgctatgtctaaacacttcagacaatctacagacagattcatgacagtcttccttcatacttacttccaacgtatgaccgactgtggatgtttgaataacctagttattctggaagtcaaaacatgcaaactaaaacatgacaacaatacttaatcctatatggccccaaacttgtgagagtaaataaaacacttctatttatccaccatattgatcactcattatttatcatttaatgtttcggataatcaactcattacttgaattacaacaacaattgtcccatgcactaagcatgcacactttgtttcctatggtccatgctttgtgaagtaaaacaattgaaaacttttccaatgattctcatttcacaattcctcaatccccattattagtgtaagaacacaaggttcttggcACTACTAGAATatactagattctaacattttacgcaacgatcctttcgtaaagtcatagcacaaaagtcaccaacacttggctaatgaaattacaaagtgctttcttagaaattgttacatgacaattccatagacgtgaagtctcacattcaaagtacattcctttgaacatccttcttgcataaaagtttctaatctagacatagattcttaatatccaactcccaatatggaaacatttccatatttgccatatgacaactcattcttaatagaatcttatctattcaaaataatgtcgatatggtccatctaataccatacttccaactactcataagcgaccaatcctcagcgaactttggatcgtcctttgatagttgtttaataattttagtcaaaatccattctagtcctttttccctcttaatgcgctagacatttgaaaaattttagaatggtaaatattatagcatttgcaatcgatcctatacccgaagcgtatgggacacgatgcataatgtcttacataaagatatgatactttaccaatcttttgccataatattttatgtgtcatgttctcacagttcgaactatgaagagggatgccgtaatcataatcgaaatttgagaacacacaatgtatcctttgactgaagatattaaaatttcttaatctaagctttagatttttaaacgaagtataatattctctcccttaattatatcaaaacaacgtttcaacccatgcaactttgcaaattgaatctttgtttttctataattaatattgctaacttgcaatactcgccataataatcatacaatcataacacttatgctcccactatcatgatgattattatcatataagcataacacttatgctcccactagctttgacatgtattcagaaagcgaatgaacttctagaaaaacaatgcctgttgaatttctgaaattcatatttttaatactagatgcttcgataagcctttatctaagcttcttgaaCTTATGCACCTTtactttagatagctcatatgtgtgcttaatcaatttagaatctatgttactaagttccaagtgttcaaactaattgccaaatctcacaattcgaactatggaaagggatgccgtaaccataatcgaatgtgagaatacaattttcacaattgctatcttcttaaaacctctcttagtgaaagtatttcctcacagtcattttcatgaaggagggaatcttatgacacttagattttatggtgtatgagttcctatccatatgaatttgccaaaatcaaggtttgcgacaaatccaaactcatatggattgaactttcttaat
This window encodes:
- the LOC111888962 gene encoding ankyrin repeat-containing protein ITN1 translates to MPSAIDEGIGGLSKRHMTPSKQNQNYNPSCDPSPSPSPSSTSAPALVLTNSGKRIDQAGKKKYVKQVTGRHNDTELHLAAQRGDLAAVKQILDDINSQMVRTLIGADFDAEVAEIRASVVNEVNELGETALYTASERGHLEVVKELLKYSDKETLLKRSRLEFDPLHVAASQGHHAVVQLLLDHDITLCKTRSQGNATPLITAASKGHTDVVNELLSKDPTLLDIPRSNGKNALHLAARAGHVETLKTLLDKDSNLARRTDKKGQTALHMAVKGASSDVVKLLLEADAAIVMLPDKSGFTALHVATRKKRAEIVNELLSLPDTNVNALTRDHKTALDIAEGLSLSEEAADIRACLVRCGGVRANELNQPRDELRKTVTQIKNDVHIQLLQTKKTNKNVHGIAKELRKLHREGINNATNSVTVVAVLFATVAFAAIFTVPGGDNDDGMAVVVNRVSFKIFFIFNAIALFTSLAVVVVQITLVRGETKAERKVVEVINKLMWLASVCTSVAFMASAYIVVGRKYEWAAILITVVGGVIMVGVLGTMTYYVVKSKKTRSMRRREKIAKSGTNSWLPSEFSNSEVERIYAI